A segment of the Candidatus Doudnabacteria bacterium genome:
CGACATCGCCGTGCATCACAGCCGTGGTGTAACCGTTATTTTTTAGTAAGTAAGGTAATGCCGCCAGCTGATTTTGCGCATGCGTAATGAAGACCACGGAATCGGGCAGGGGATAAAGCGAATCCATGGTGGAAAACTCCGCGTCCGCCGTATTACCTTCAGCGATCTGCGAATAGTAATTATTAAAATACATTCCGGTTGCGGCAATCTTGTTCAAGTTAGGAGTAATTTCTTGCCCTCCGACCGTACCGTTGATCGGCCAGTTTTCCAGGGATTCAACCTGGATAACTATCAGATTACGCCCTTTGGCAATGCCGAAGTTTTTTGGCTGCTGTGCTGGCTGCGGCCTGTTTGCAACCCAGTTTTCGACAAAATCCTGGCCTGCGGCAGAAACCTGATGCATTTGTAAAGCAAACTTTGCGGCGTCCTCAATATAAAAATTCACTATGCCTATTTTTCCGACAAGGGTGCCCAGGTCATATATTTTGCTGTAAAGCCTCGTAGTATCGCCCCAGTCATGCTTTTCCAAAGCGAGTAATGTGCCGTAGCCTCCGGCGAATACAAAGAAAATAAGAGCCGCGGCTGCCAATTTTTCTTTTTTTGAAAGCGCATAATTGTCTTTGCCTGACCAAAAACTTAGGGCGACAAAGATAATAGGCGCAATAAATAATAATAATTTTGCAGTTATTAAATTTTTTATCGTAGCTGTAAGATCGGATGCTTGGCCGGCATAAAATAGGGCCGAAAACTGCAGAAACCCGCCGGAATATTTATAATAAATAAATTGGGAAAGAAAAATCAGCGTCAAAAGCGCCGAAGTTAAAAGCAGGTAGAGATGCCGGCGGCCCCGTTTATTAAAAAAAACTGCCGGGCCAAATACCAGAGCGCCCAACCCCACGGCTGAAGCCGTACGCCGGACAAAATATAGCTGAGGGATTATATTCAGCCAGCGGTTAAAAAAATAAGTTTCCAATACCAATAGAATGACCAACAGCAAAAGCAGCCAGGCAATTTTAAGATATTTTCTTAACTTTTCTCCCAGTTCCGGAAAATTCATCAAGTAATATTGTTATCTCAGAAATGTGTATTTTATACATAACATACGAGTTTCAAATGTTCCTTGGTTCATAATTTCACTCCCGGATTCTTTTGTTGTAAGCTAATAGTATTCAGGGAAGGGGGTGAATATTATAATGCATGTTAATTGGTTAGCGATTTTGGTTTCGGCTGTGGCCAGTATGATCATAGGCAGCATCTGGTTCGGCCCGCTATTTGGTAAAATGTACATGTCAGCCGTGGGTATGGATAAATGGAGCCCGGAAAAACAGGCGGCCATGAAAAAGTCCATGATGATGACATACGTCTGGCAATTTATAGCCTCAGTGGTAATGTTCTATGTGTTTGCGAGGTTTGTGGTCGGTTTGAATCAACTGACTGTAAGTGGCTCAGTGATGACGGCTTTCTGGGTCTGGATCGGCTTTA
Coding sequences within it:
- a CDS encoding LTA synthase family protein gives rise to the protein MNFPELGEKLRKYLKIAWLLLLLVILLVLETYFFNRWLNIIPQLYFVRRTASAVGLGALVFGPAVFFNKRGRRHLYLLLTSALLTLIFLSQFIYYKYSGGFLQFSALFYAGQASDLTATIKNLITAKLLLFIAPIIFVALSFWSGKDNYALSKKEKLAAAALIFFVFAGGYGTLLALEKHDWGDTTRLYSKIYDLGTLVGKIGIVNFYIEDAAKFALQMHQVSAAGQDFVENWVANRPQPAQQPKNFGIAKGRNLIVIQVESLENWPINGTVGGQEITPNLNKIAATGMYFNNYYSQIAEGNTADAEFSTMDSLYPLPDSVVFITHAQNQLAALPYLLKNNGYTTAVMHGDVATFWNRSNIYPSIGYQKVFTQADYKQSRPIGFDGLGDEDFFEQSLPKLQSLKQPFMATAITLSSHTPFNIPEDLQTLDIPAGSTAVSGSTSDDGSLDLDATRTDYLESVHYADSAIGKFIDGLKADGLYDNSVIVIYGDHNAFIDTADSAANQVPMILLAPGLPLNGINSDPASHLDLYPTLANLLGMPAPKTALGQDLFNTADPVATQRNIITGSIKFIVSKDKKYTATSDTEFGNGTCQQLPDGKVLAVSDCEQLFKREKNKIKVSDIVVRYNQLQLLSGH
- a CDS encoding DUF1761 domain-containing protein, producing the protein MHVNWLAILVSAVASMIIGSIWFGPLFGKMYMSAVGMDKWSPEKQAAMKKSMMMTYVWQFIASVVMFYVFARFVVGLNQLTVSGSVMTAFWVWIGFIVPQKLGDSLWGGKMTLFWLGIGGSAVTLLATGLVIGAMH